The following coding sequences lie in one Panicum virgatum strain AP13 chromosome 6N, P.virgatum_v5, whole genome shotgun sequence genomic window:
- the LOC120679659 gene encoding blue copper protein-like codes for MASRSALIALLVAVSCAAAASADTFTVGETQGWSLGVDYTTWANGKTFKVGDMLTFNFATGSHDVLEVSKSDYDACNAGNAMNTIQNGPATVTLTAGSHYYICGISGHCGGGMKLAVSVGSGSPSPSTPSAPGTPTPTTPTPTTPASPSPSAAPARRSAGPALAAAAAGVLLKLAMF; via the exons ATGGCGTCCCGTTCCGCTCTGATCGCGCTGCTCGTCGCCGTGagctgcgccgcggcggcctcggcggacACGTTCACCGTCGGCGAAACGCAGGGGTGGAGTCTGGGCGTCGACTACACCACCTGGGCCAACGGCAAGACCTTCAAGGTCGGAGACATGCTAA CGTTCAACTTCGCCACCGGGAGCCACGATGTGTTGGAGGTCTCCAAGAGCGACTACGACGCCTGCAACGCCGGCAACGCCATGAACACCATCCAGAACGGCCCGGCCACCGTCACCCTCACCGCCGGCAGCCACTACTACATCTGCGGCATCAGCGgccactgcggcggcggcatgaaGCTCGCCGTCAGCGTCGGCTccggctccccctccccctcgacGCCGTCCGCCCCCGGCACCCCAACGCCCACCACCCCGACGCCCACCACCCCCGCTAGcccctccccgagcgccgcacccgctcgccgctcggccggccccgccctcgccgccgccgccgccggcgtgctccTCAAGCTCGCCATGTTCTGA
- the LOC120678205 gene encoding receptor-like kinase TMK3, which produces MSTTVHRQGCTTTVKRRQECRLLRALLLTCCGLAAAAAGRRSDADAVADLARSLAKPPSTWTTAGGDPCSFEGISCSSSGRVIAIDLAGMGLAGTLPPSLSSLPALESLQLGGNALSGAVPPLRARSLTSLSLDGNAFTSLPKDFPLGMPTLRHLSMDNLPLAPWPFPHAIAGAAAPPSAPSPPPTPPTLRLSRNALTRVVPAALGKIASLREISLSNNFLQGPVPQFAAGVAADVVDGNCFCLDEPGACNAQVSTLLQAAEGFGYPFYLARAWRGNDPCSGDWLGTVCDSSGSVSMIYLQHAELSGTISPAIADLVDLERLVLAGNNLTGEIPESLTKLTKLELLKLK; this is translated from the exons ATGTCGACCACTGTCCATCGCCAAGGATGCACCACCACGGTGAAGAGGAGGCAGGAGTGTCGTCTCCTCCGCGCCCTCCTCCTCACATGCTGCGGtcttgctgcggcggcggcgggacgccgCTCAGACGCCGACGCCGTCGCTGACCTCGCTCGGTCCCTGGCGAAGCCACCTTCTACCTGGaccacggccggcggcgacccctGCTCCTTTGAGGGCATCTCTTGCTCCTCCTCTGGCCGCGTCATCGCCATCGACCTCGCGGGGATGGGCCTGGCTGGGACCCtgcccccctccctctcctcgctcCCCGCGCTCGAGTCGCTCCAGCTCGGGGGCAACGCCCTCTCCGGCGCCGTCCCGCCGCTGCGAGCCCGCTCCCTCACCAGCCTCTCCCTCGACGGCAACGCCTTCACATCCCTCCCGAAGGACTTCCCGCTGGGGATGCCCACGCTGAGGCACCTCAGCATGGACAACCTCCCCCTGGCGCCGTGGCCCTTCCcccacgccatcgccggcgcGGCTGCCCCTCCCTCCGCACCTTCTCCGCCTCCAACGCCTCC GACACTGAGGCTGTCGCGGAACGCGCTCACCAGAGTGGTGCCGGCGGCTCTGGGCAAGATCGCCAGCCTGAGGGAGATCTCCCTGTCCAACAACTTCCTCCAAGGGCCGGTGCCACAGTTTGCTGCCGGAGTGGCCGCCGACGTGGTCGACGGTAACTGTTTCTGCTTGGACGAGCCGGGGGCGTGCAACGCGCAGGTGAGCACTCTGCTCCAGGCGGCCGAGGGCTTTGGCTACCCCTTCTACCTAGCAAGGGCATGGAGGGGGAACGACCCTTGCAGTGGCGACTGGCTTGGCACGGTATGCGACAGCTCAGGTAGTGTATCCATGATCTACCTGCAACACGCTGAGTTATCAGGTACAATATCGCCGGCCATTGCGGACCTGGTAGACCTTGAAAGGCTTGTGCTAGCCGGCAACAATCTCACCGGGGAGATACCGGAGTCTCTCACGAAATTGACGAAACTTGAGCTTCTCAAGTTGAAATAa
- the LOC120678806 gene encoding probable bifunctional riboflavin biosynthesis protein RIBA 1, chloroplastic isoform X1, with amino-acid sequence MASFAPPSTASCARINGRYRTSGLPCDTSLLPNAASNSLRIIRSIRLENTHRFRNLHVSYAGGDSSENIIINGKTNPSNLVQADAVALGTIAADMAPVVDGFSANDDELDLDSPTKGFSSIPEAIEDIRQGKYVIVVDDEDRENEGDLIMAASKVTPEAMAFIVRHGTGIVCVSMKEEDLERLQLPLMVTTKENEEKLRTAFTVSVDAKEGTTTGVSAKDRANTILALASPNSKPEDFNRPGHIFPLKYREGGVLKRAGHTEASVDLAMLAGLPPVAVLCEIVDDDDGSMALLPKLQQFAKRENLKIISIADLIRYRRKRDRLVECVCVTPLQLQWGSFKAYCYRSLIDGMEHIAMVKGDVGDGQDILVRVHSECLTGDIFGSARCDCGNQLALAMTMIEKTGRGVVVYLRGHEGRGIGLGHKLRAYNLQDDGRDTVEANLELGLPADSREYGIGAQILRDLGVRTMRLMTNNPAKYTGLKGYGLSVLGRVPLLTPITNENRRYMETKRLKMGHVYGTHPSGHHTNGSGMTDGGTKGEAGQEQTPES; translated from the exons ATGGCCTCAttcgcgccgccgtccacggcGTCGTGCGCTCG CATCAATGGTAGGTACAGGACTTCTGGGTTGCCTTGTGATACTTCGCTTCTGCCCAATGCTGCATCAAACAGTTTAAGGATAATCAGATCCATTCGCTTGGAAAATACCCACCGATTCAGAAACCTCCATGTATCTTATGCTGGGGGTGATTCATCAGAGAATATTATTATAAATGGGAAAACCAATCCATCTAATTTAGTTCAAGCAGATGCTGTTGCACTTGGGACCATTGCAGCTGATATGGCTCCTGTTGTTGATGGGTTTTCTGCTAATGACGATGAGCTTGACTTAGACAGCCCGACAAAGGGTTTCTCATCTATACCTGAAGCTATTGAGGACATTCGTCAAGGAAAA TACGTCATTGTTGTGGATGATGAAGACAGAGAGAATGAAGGTGATCTTATAATGGCAGCATCAAAGGTCACACCTGAAGCTATGGCTTTTATTGTGAGGCATGGCACTGGGATTGTTTGTGTCAGCATGAAAGAAGAGGATCTGGAAAGGCTACAACTTCCTCTCATGGTGACgacaaaagaaaatgaagagaaaCTGCGAACTGCCTTCACTGTTTCAGTG GATGCCAAAGAGGGAACAACAACTGGGGTTTCAGCTAAGGACCGGGCAAACACAATACTAGCACTTGCATCTCCTAATTCCAAGCCTGAGGACTTCAACCGGCCAGGACATATTTTTCCTCTTAAATATAGAGAAGGTGGTGTGCTGAAAAGGGCTGGACATACTGAAGCATCAGTGGATCTTGCCATGTTGGCTGGGTTACCTCCTGTTGCAGTTCTTTGTGAAattgttgatgatgatgatggctcCATGGCTTTGTTACCGAAACTGCAACAATTTGCTAAGAGGGAGAACCTGAAGATAATATCAATCGCAGATCTGATAAG ATATAGGAGGAAGAGAGACAGATTGGTAGAATGTGTTTGTGTTACACCTTTGCAGTTGCAATGGGGATCGTTTAAAGCCTATTGCTATAGATCTCTTATTGATGGGATGGAACACATTGCCATGGTGAAG GGTGATGTTGGCGATGGCCAGGATATCCTAGTAAGAGTGCATTCGGAATGCCTAACTGGGGACATATTTGGATCTGCAAGGTGCGACTGTGGGAATCAACTTGCTCTGGCAATGACCATGATTGAGAAAACCGGTCGGGGTGTAGTAGTTTATCTTCGTGGTCATGAAGGCAGGGGTATTGGGCTGGGTCACAAGCTTCGGGCTTACAACTTACAGGATGATGGACGGGATACTGTTGAGGCTAACTTGGAGCTAGGGCTGCCTGCTGACTCTAGGGAGTATGGCATAGGTGCACAG ATACTACGCGATCTTGGTGTCAGGACTATGCGGCTGATGACTAACAACCCTGCGAAATACACTGGACTCAAGGGTTATGGTTTAAGTGTCCTGGGCAGAGTGCCGTTGCTTACACCAATAACCAATGAGAATCGGCGCTATATGGAAACGAAGCGACTAAAGATGGGGCATGTTTATGGAACCCACCCTAGTGGTCATCATACAAATGGTAGTGGCATGACTGATGGTGGCACGAAAGGGGAGGCAGGGCAAGAGCAAACTCCAGAATCTTAA
- the LOC120677474 gene encoding uncharacterized protein LOC120677474 isoform X1, producing the protein MATAVASQPRHLPLGAGAEPRCTASTSRVYTLEKVYGFRFVCRSIVDLKSQKFHPRISKRNCHLRSSTIGCDRTIHSARLLEFRRQKGVFQRTRRILHIIPLASNDEGNSVSVNGAPQVGSASSMEEIRLKLNKAFQTEDISNGLVQSIHDAARSIELAFIEHSKSSKGSWFPKAWMGVDNNAWIKSLSYKAAVDSLLQAVIDVSSRGNGRDRDINIFVQRSLSRLRNPLESVIKIELSKREPTLYEWYSSSQNPLVMRQFVNIFESDPLFNSATAICCEDEKMNTSKSDRSLLMLGLICLSAITKLGSAKVSCQQFSSMVPDIIGRFTDMLLEFVPLSKVYNLTKDIGLQREFLYNFGPRAAVPKLTNDHGLEISFWIDLVQKQLLRALDREKIWSRLTTSESIEVLEKDLAIFGFFIALGRSTQGYLSSNGLTDLDDSLNGIVRYLIGGSVLYYPQLSSISSYQLYVEVVCEELEWLPFYNNDVPSAKTDTEGREEVSKGEEVISRVLNVCSYWMTSFIKYSSWLEDPSNVKAAKFLSKGHVMLSDCMKEIDISKNNMSKGRGLPEPEEDLDTGTELASFDKSLESVEEALIKLENLLQEMHVSSSNSGKEDLKAACSGLEMIRRLKKEAEFLEASFRAKAEYLDADESSSPVSPTSEEGRGKTDSRTNDTAAPQKSGSRVDNKRRPFWDFFGRSSGKKVEPALQIADQDGTVANVEKKDMESNDILRFEQLRRELIELEKRVQKSADDAQKEEEMGVADGTTAPSPVASVPSGEASKKENVITKSVEKVKETTTTVVQGTQLLAIDTGAAMGLLKRALIGDELTQKEKQALQRTLTDLASVVPIGILMLLPVTAVGHAAILAFIQRYVPSMIPSTYAPDRLDLLRQLEKVKEMEVAEGSSEDLLETVGSRTEQVK; encoded by the exons aTGGCGACCGCCGTGGCGTcgcagccgcgccacctccccctcggcgccggcgccgagccgAGGTGCACCGCCAG CACATCGAGGGTTTACACTCTTGAGAAAGTATATGGGTTCAGATTTGTATGCAGAAGCATCGTAGATCTGAAGAGTCAAAAATTCCATCCCCGCATTTCAAAGAGAAATTGCCACTTGAGGAGCTCAACGATAGGATGCGACAGGACCATTCACAGTGCTAGATTGTTGGAGTTTCGGAGACAAAAGGGAGTGTTCCAGAGAACTAGAAGGATACTTCACATTATTCCTTTGGCTTCTAATGATGAAGGAAACAGTGTATCTGTTAATGGAGCTCCGCAAGTTGGTTCGGCAAGCAGCATGGAGGAAATAAGGCTGAAACTGAATAAAGCATTTCAAACTGAAGATATCAGCAATGGACTTGTCCAGTCAATTCATGATGCTGCGAGGTCTATTGAATTGGCTTTCATAGAGCACAGCAAATCATCTAAGGGCTCATGGTTTCCAAAGGCATGGATGGGTGTTGAcaacaatgcatggataaaatcACTGTCTTACAAG GCTGCTGTAGACTCATTGTTGCAAGCAGTTATCGATGTTTCATCTCGCGGGAATGGCAGAGATAGAGATATTAATATATTTGTTCAAAGGAG TTTGTCCCGCTTGCGCAACCCCCTCGAGAGTGTTATCAAGATTGAACTGTCGAAGAGGGAACCTACATTGTATGAATGGTATTCATCCAGTCAAAATCCTTTGGTTATGAGACAATTTGTAAACATTTTTGAAAGTGATCCACTGTTTAACTCTGCAACAGCAAT atgCTGTGAAGATGAGAAGATGAATACTAGCAAAAGTGACCGTTCTCTGCTTATGCTAGGTTTGATCTGTCTTTCTGCAATCACAAAGCTTGGATCAGCAAAAGTTTCTTGCCAGCAATTCTCTTCAATGGTACCTGATATTATTGGTCGATTCACGGATATGCTTCTTGAGTTTGTCCCTCTAAGTAAAGTGTATAACTTAACGAAAGATATTGGGCTTCAGAGAGAATTTTTGTATAATTTTGGTCCTCGTGCTGCTGTTCCTAAACTTACTAATGATCATGGACTTGAGATATCATTTTGGATTGATCTGGTTCAGAAACAGTTACTTCGTGCTCTTGATCGTGAAAAGATATGGTCAAGATTGACAACAAGTGAAAGTATTGAG GTTCTGGAAAAGGATCTTGCAATATTTGGTTTTTTCATTGCTTTGGGCAGAAGCACACAAGGGTACTTATCTTCCAATGGTCTTACTGATTTGGATGATTCACTCAATGGTATTGTAAG GTATCTTATTGGTGGGAGTGTATTGTATTATCCACAGTTGTCCTCGATTAGTTCATATCAGCTGTATGTGGAG GTAGTCTGTGAAGAGCTTGAGTGGCTTCCTTTTTACAATAACGATGTTCCAAGTGCAAAAACCGATACTGAAGGTAGAGAAGAAGTATCTAAAGGAGAAGAAGTAATATCAAGAGTCTTAAATGTATGCTCTTATTGGATGACTAGTTTTATAAAGTACAGCTCATGGCTTGAGGACCCTTCAAATGTGAAGGCGGCAAAATTTCTGTCTAAGGG GCATGTCATGTTGAGCGACTGCATGAAGGAGATTGACATATCAAA AAATAATATGTCAAAAGGCCGAGGCTTGCCAGAACCAGAAGAAGACTTGGATACTGGGACAGAGTTAGCTTCCTTTGACAAG TCACTTGAAAGTGTTGAGGAAGCTTTGATTAAGTTAGAAAATTTGCTTCAAGAAATGCACGTTTCCAGTTCCAACTCTGGTAAGGAGGATCTAAAGGCTGCATGCTCTGGTCTTGAAATGATAAGGAGACTAAAGAAAGAAGCTGAGTTTCTTGAAGCATCCTTTCGAGCAAAAGCAGAATATCTGGAT GCTGATGAAAGTAGCAGTCCAGTATCTCCTACTTCAGAGGAAGGACGTGGAAAGACAGATAGCAGGACCAATGATACCGCAGCACCACAAAAATCAGGAAGCAG GGTGGATAATAAACGCCGTCCATTTTGGGACTTCTTTGGCCGGTCTTCGGGAAAAAAAGTTGAGCCAGCTCTTCAAATTGCAGATCAGGAT GGCACTGTTGCCAATGTGGAGAAGAAAGACATGGAGTCAAATGACATACTCCGCTTTGAACAGTTGAGGCGTGAGCTGATCGAGTTAGAAAAGCGAGTGCAGAAGAGTGCAGATGATGCTCAAAAGGAGGAG GAGATGGGTGTTGCAGACGGAACAACTGCGCCGTCACCTGTTGCATCAGTGCCTTCCGGTGAGGCTAGCAAGAAAGAAAATGTTATAACTAAATCAGTGGAGAAGGTCAAGGAGACTACAACG ACTGTGGTGCAAGGGACACAACTCCTAGCAATTGATACAGGAGCTGCTATGGGTTTGCTGAAAAGAGCTCTTATTGGGGATGAACTAACTCAGAAGGAAAAGCAGGCTCTTCAAAGAACCCTGACAGATTTGGCATCTGTTGTTCCTATAGGAATACTTATGCTTTTGCCA GTTACTGCAGTTGGTCATGCTGCTATTTTGGCCTTCATCCAGAGATATGTGCCTTCTATG ATCCCATCCACATATGCTCCCGATAGGTTAGATCTCCTCAGGCAGCTCGAAAAGGTGAAGGAAATGGAAGTTGCTGAGGGCAGCAGCGAAGATTTATTGGAGACAGTTGGTTCGAGAACGGAACAAGTGAAATAA
- the LOC120679977 gene encoding arabinogalactan protein 1-like, protein MARIHLVAVAMAVLFAAATAQAPGASPTPAPRAQPTPPPPPPPRAPAPAPVSPPAQAPATPPPASAPAPAPTQTAPAPSPKAAAPAPEVPASPPAPAPGSITQPPSEAPASPPPPSAASSVAPAFALVALAAAFALFF, encoded by the coding sequence ATGGCGCGCATCCACCTCGtggccgtggccatggccgtCCTCTTCGCCGCTGCGACGGCGCAGGCCCCGGGCGCGTCCCCGACGCCGGCCCCACGGGCGCAgcccacgccaccgccgccgccgccacctcgcgccccggcgccggccccgGTTTCTCCCCCCGCGCAGGCCCCTGCAACGCCTCCCCCGGCCTCCGCCCCGGCGCCCGCCCCGACCCAGACGGCCCCCGCTCCTTCCCCCAAGGCCGCGGCCCCCGCCCCGGAGgtcccggcctcgccgccggcgccggcgccgggctcgATCACCCAGCCGCCGTCCGAGGCCccggcctccccgccgccgcccagcgccgcgTCCAGCGTCGCCCCCGCCTTCGCCCTGGTCGCCTTGGCGGCTGCCTTCGCGCTCTTCTTCTGA
- the LOC120677474 gene encoding uncharacterized protein LOC120677474 isoform X2 yields MATAVASQPRHLPLGAGAEPRCTASTSRVYTLEKVYGFRFVCRSIVDLKSQKFHPRISKRNCHLRSSTIGCDRTIHSARLLEFRRQKGVFQRTRRILHIIPLASNDEGNSVSVNGAPQVGSASSMEEIRLKLNKAFQTEDISNGLVQSIHDAARSIELAFIEHSKSSKGSWFPKAWMGVDNNAWIKSLSYKAAVDSLLQAVIDVSSRGNGRDRDINIFVQRSLSRLRNPLESVIKIELSKREPTLYEWYSSSQNPLVMRQFVNIFESDPLFNSATAICCEDEKMNTSKSDRSLLMLGLICLSAITKLGSAKVSCQQFSSMVPDIIGRFTDMLLEFVPLSKVYNLTKDIGLQREFLYNFGPRAAVPKLTNDHGLEISFWIDLVQKQLLRALDREKIWSRLTTSESIEVLEKDLAIFGFFIALGRSTQGYLSSNGLTDLDDSLNGIVRYLIGGSVLYYPQLSSISSYQLYVEVVCEELEWLPFYNNDVPSAKTDTEGREEVSKGEEVISRVLNVCSYWMTSFIKYSSWLEDPSNVKAAKFLSKGHVMLSDCMKEIDISKNNMSKGRGLPEPEEDLDTGTELASFDKADESSSPVSPTSEEGRGKTDSRTNDTAAPQKSGSRVDNKRRPFWDFFGRSSGKKVEPALQIADQDGTVANVEKKDMESNDILRFEQLRRELIELEKRVQKSADDAQKEEEMGVADGTTAPSPVASVPSGEASKKENVITKSVEKVKETTTTVVQGTQLLAIDTGAAMGLLKRALIGDELTQKEKQALQRTLTDLASVVPIGILMLLPVTAVGHAAILAFIQRYVPSMIPSTYAPDRLDLLRQLEKVKEMEVAEGSSEDLLETVGSRTEQVK; encoded by the exons aTGGCGACCGCCGTGGCGTcgcagccgcgccacctccccctcggcgccggcgccgagccgAGGTGCACCGCCAG CACATCGAGGGTTTACACTCTTGAGAAAGTATATGGGTTCAGATTTGTATGCAGAAGCATCGTAGATCTGAAGAGTCAAAAATTCCATCCCCGCATTTCAAAGAGAAATTGCCACTTGAGGAGCTCAACGATAGGATGCGACAGGACCATTCACAGTGCTAGATTGTTGGAGTTTCGGAGACAAAAGGGAGTGTTCCAGAGAACTAGAAGGATACTTCACATTATTCCTTTGGCTTCTAATGATGAAGGAAACAGTGTATCTGTTAATGGAGCTCCGCAAGTTGGTTCGGCAAGCAGCATGGAGGAAATAAGGCTGAAACTGAATAAAGCATTTCAAACTGAAGATATCAGCAATGGACTTGTCCAGTCAATTCATGATGCTGCGAGGTCTATTGAATTGGCTTTCATAGAGCACAGCAAATCATCTAAGGGCTCATGGTTTCCAAAGGCATGGATGGGTGTTGAcaacaatgcatggataaaatcACTGTCTTACAAG GCTGCTGTAGACTCATTGTTGCAAGCAGTTATCGATGTTTCATCTCGCGGGAATGGCAGAGATAGAGATATTAATATATTTGTTCAAAGGAG TTTGTCCCGCTTGCGCAACCCCCTCGAGAGTGTTATCAAGATTGAACTGTCGAAGAGGGAACCTACATTGTATGAATGGTATTCATCCAGTCAAAATCCTTTGGTTATGAGACAATTTGTAAACATTTTTGAAAGTGATCCACTGTTTAACTCTGCAACAGCAAT atgCTGTGAAGATGAGAAGATGAATACTAGCAAAAGTGACCGTTCTCTGCTTATGCTAGGTTTGATCTGTCTTTCTGCAATCACAAAGCTTGGATCAGCAAAAGTTTCTTGCCAGCAATTCTCTTCAATGGTACCTGATATTATTGGTCGATTCACGGATATGCTTCTTGAGTTTGTCCCTCTAAGTAAAGTGTATAACTTAACGAAAGATATTGGGCTTCAGAGAGAATTTTTGTATAATTTTGGTCCTCGTGCTGCTGTTCCTAAACTTACTAATGATCATGGACTTGAGATATCATTTTGGATTGATCTGGTTCAGAAACAGTTACTTCGTGCTCTTGATCGTGAAAAGATATGGTCAAGATTGACAACAAGTGAAAGTATTGAG GTTCTGGAAAAGGATCTTGCAATATTTGGTTTTTTCATTGCTTTGGGCAGAAGCACACAAGGGTACTTATCTTCCAATGGTCTTACTGATTTGGATGATTCACTCAATGGTATTGTAAG GTATCTTATTGGTGGGAGTGTATTGTATTATCCACAGTTGTCCTCGATTAGTTCATATCAGCTGTATGTGGAG GTAGTCTGTGAAGAGCTTGAGTGGCTTCCTTTTTACAATAACGATGTTCCAAGTGCAAAAACCGATACTGAAGGTAGAGAAGAAGTATCTAAAGGAGAAGAAGTAATATCAAGAGTCTTAAATGTATGCTCTTATTGGATGACTAGTTTTATAAAGTACAGCTCATGGCTTGAGGACCCTTCAAATGTGAAGGCGGCAAAATTTCTGTCTAAGGG GCATGTCATGTTGAGCGACTGCATGAAGGAGATTGACATATCAAA AAATAATATGTCAAAAGGCCGAGGCTTGCCAGAACCAGAAGAAGACTTGGATACTGGGACAGAGTTAGCTTCCTTTGACAAG GCTGATGAAAGTAGCAGTCCAGTATCTCCTACTTCAGAGGAAGGACGTGGAAAGACAGATAGCAGGACCAATGATACCGCAGCACCACAAAAATCAGGAAGCAG GGTGGATAATAAACGCCGTCCATTTTGGGACTTCTTTGGCCGGTCTTCGGGAAAAAAAGTTGAGCCAGCTCTTCAAATTGCAGATCAGGAT GGCACTGTTGCCAATGTGGAGAAGAAAGACATGGAGTCAAATGACATACTCCGCTTTGAACAGTTGAGGCGTGAGCTGATCGAGTTAGAAAAGCGAGTGCAGAAGAGTGCAGATGATGCTCAAAAGGAGGAG GAGATGGGTGTTGCAGACGGAACAACTGCGCCGTCACCTGTTGCATCAGTGCCTTCCGGTGAGGCTAGCAAGAAAGAAAATGTTATAACTAAATCAGTGGAGAAGGTCAAGGAGACTACAACG ACTGTGGTGCAAGGGACACAACTCCTAGCAATTGATACAGGAGCTGCTATGGGTTTGCTGAAAAGAGCTCTTATTGGGGATGAACTAACTCAGAAGGAAAAGCAGGCTCTTCAAAGAACCCTGACAGATTTGGCATCTGTTGTTCCTATAGGAATACTTATGCTTTTGCCA GTTACTGCAGTTGGTCATGCTGCTATTTTGGCCTTCATCCAGAGATATGTGCCTTCTATG ATCCCATCCACATATGCTCCCGATAGGTTAGATCTCCTCAGGCAGCTCGAAAAGGTGAAGGAAATGGAAGTTGCTGAGGGCAGCAGCGAAGATTTATTGGAGACAGTTGGTTCGAGAACGGAACAAGTGAAATAA
- the LOC120678806 gene encoding probable bifunctional riboflavin biosynthesis protein RIBA 1, chloroplastic isoform X2 codes for MAPVVDGFSANDDELDLDSPTKGFSSIPEAIEDIRQGKYVIVVDDEDRENEGDLIMAASKVTPEAMAFIVRHGTGIVCVSMKEEDLERLQLPLMVTTKENEEKLRTAFTVSVDAKEGTTTGVSAKDRANTILALASPNSKPEDFNRPGHIFPLKYREGGVLKRAGHTEASVDLAMLAGLPPVAVLCEIVDDDDGSMALLPKLQQFAKRENLKIISIADLIRYRRKRDRLVECVCVTPLQLQWGSFKAYCYRSLIDGMEHIAMVKGDVGDGQDILVRVHSECLTGDIFGSARCDCGNQLALAMTMIEKTGRGVVVYLRGHEGRGIGLGHKLRAYNLQDDGRDTVEANLELGLPADSREYGIGAQILRDLGVRTMRLMTNNPAKYTGLKGYGLSVLGRVPLLTPITNENRRYMETKRLKMGHVYGTHPSGHHTNGSGMTDGGTKGEAGQEQTPES; via the exons ATGGCTCCTGTTGTTGATGGGTTTTCTGCTAATGACGATGAGCTTGACTTAGACAGCCCGACAAAGGGTTTCTCATCTATACCTGAAGCTATTGAGGACATTCGTCAAGGAAAA TACGTCATTGTTGTGGATGATGAAGACAGAGAGAATGAAGGTGATCTTATAATGGCAGCATCAAAGGTCACACCTGAAGCTATGGCTTTTATTGTGAGGCATGGCACTGGGATTGTTTGTGTCAGCATGAAAGAAGAGGATCTGGAAAGGCTACAACTTCCTCTCATGGTGACgacaaaagaaaatgaagagaaaCTGCGAACTGCCTTCACTGTTTCAGTG GATGCCAAAGAGGGAACAACAACTGGGGTTTCAGCTAAGGACCGGGCAAACACAATACTAGCACTTGCATCTCCTAATTCCAAGCCTGAGGACTTCAACCGGCCAGGACATATTTTTCCTCTTAAATATAGAGAAGGTGGTGTGCTGAAAAGGGCTGGACATACTGAAGCATCAGTGGATCTTGCCATGTTGGCTGGGTTACCTCCTGTTGCAGTTCTTTGTGAAattgttgatgatgatgatggctcCATGGCTTTGTTACCGAAACTGCAACAATTTGCTAAGAGGGAGAACCTGAAGATAATATCAATCGCAGATCTGATAAG ATATAGGAGGAAGAGAGACAGATTGGTAGAATGTGTTTGTGTTACACCTTTGCAGTTGCAATGGGGATCGTTTAAAGCCTATTGCTATAGATCTCTTATTGATGGGATGGAACACATTGCCATGGTGAAG GGTGATGTTGGCGATGGCCAGGATATCCTAGTAAGAGTGCATTCGGAATGCCTAACTGGGGACATATTTGGATCTGCAAGGTGCGACTGTGGGAATCAACTTGCTCTGGCAATGACCATGATTGAGAAAACCGGTCGGGGTGTAGTAGTTTATCTTCGTGGTCATGAAGGCAGGGGTATTGGGCTGGGTCACAAGCTTCGGGCTTACAACTTACAGGATGATGGACGGGATACTGTTGAGGCTAACTTGGAGCTAGGGCTGCCTGCTGACTCTAGGGAGTATGGCATAGGTGCACAG ATACTACGCGATCTTGGTGTCAGGACTATGCGGCTGATGACTAACAACCCTGCGAAATACACTGGACTCAAGGGTTATGGTTTAAGTGTCCTGGGCAGAGTGCCGTTGCTTACACCAATAACCAATGAGAATCGGCGCTATATGGAAACGAAGCGACTAAAGATGGGGCATGTTTATGGAACCCACCCTAGTGGTCATCATACAAATGGTAGTGGCATGACTGATGGTGGCACGAAAGGGGAGGCAGGGCAAGAGCAAACTCCAGAATCTTAA